In Microbacterium galbinum, a single window of DNA contains:
- a CDS encoding ABC transporter permease: protein MSTVWRVLRRLGVSLITLWGAATLTFFALRLVPVDPAFAILGAGQQQVDISPEVLAVVRQEYHLDEPLIVQYFLYLGRLLRGDLGMSYVQEQPVAPLLAAQAGPTIALALAAIVLAVVISLAGGVLTAGRRLPSWISSGVELVLASTPVFWLGFVLMLVFAVWLRALPILDSGDLRSLVLPALTLALPTAALLLQVLRQSLDDALEQPFILSARARGLGSLAVTVRHALRHAAVPYLTMLGFSFGALLGGAAITETLFSRPGLGRLLVDSVASQDIPVVIGVVLVGTAVFILVNTLVDLSYALVDPRVRDADRVIAPSKDDAAAAASDPTGADRTEATA, encoded by the coding sequence ATGAGCACGGTCTGGCGAGTACTGCGCCGTCTCGGCGTGAGCCTGATCACGCTGTGGGGTGCGGCGACCCTCACGTTCTTCGCGCTGCGGCTCGTGCCGGTCGACCCGGCGTTCGCGATCCTCGGCGCCGGTCAGCAGCAGGTCGACATCAGCCCCGAGGTTCTCGCCGTCGTGCGGCAGGAGTACCACCTCGACGAGCCGCTGATCGTGCAGTACTTCCTCTACCTCGGTCGTCTGCTGCGCGGAGACCTCGGCATGTCGTACGTGCAGGAGCAACCGGTCGCCCCGCTGCTCGCCGCGCAGGCGGGTCCGACGATCGCCCTGGCGCTCGCCGCGATCGTGCTCGCCGTCGTGATCTCGCTCGCCGGCGGTGTGCTGACCGCCGGTCGCCGCCTGCCCAGCTGGATCTCCTCGGGCGTCGAACTCGTGCTCGCGTCGACCCCGGTGTTCTGGCTCGGCTTCGTGCTGATGCTCGTGTTCGCCGTGTGGCTGCGCGCGCTCCCCATCCTCGACAGCGGTGATCTGCGCTCGCTCGTCCTCCCCGCCCTCACCCTCGCGCTGCCGACGGCCGCCCTGCTGCTGCAGGTGCTGCGGCAGTCGCTCGACGATGCGCTCGAGCAGCCCTTCATCCTCTCGGCCCGTGCGCGCGGTCTCGGGTCGCTCGCCGTGACCGTGCGGCACGCGCTCCGTCACGCCGCGGTGCCGTACCTGACCATGCTCGGGTTCTCGTTCGGGGCCCTGCTCGGTGGCGCCGCGATCACCGAGACCCTGTTCAGCCGTCCGGGGCTCGGGCGGCTGCTCGTCGACTCGGTGGCCTCGCAGGACATCCCGGTCGTGATCGGCGTCGTGCTCGTCGGCACCGCCGTGTTCATCCTCGTGAACACGCTCGTCGACCTGTCGTACGCGCTCGTCGATCCGCGGGTGCGCGACGCCGACCGCGTGATCGCCCCGTCGAAGGACGACGCCGCCGCTGCGGCATCCGACCCTACGGGCGCCGACCGAACGGAGGCCACCGCATGA